One Nitrosomonas sp. PY1 DNA window includes the following coding sequences:
- a CDS encoding DNA mismatch repair protein MutS, protein MTDLWRNKFIQSDEDQPTGMEDIRPDESDFSVLDPKTFGAIEAEKLFNVIDRTQTEIGQLVLFRSIAHPPVDALVLQQKQAALMEIESDSQLRDALIRYVADLAKYEKSLKYLLYGKFFGGFASEEPSSSDKLEFGGYGYHQYRNGTEFVIDLVEKITQIPSPKSTYLNALLNTVREFGNSDIYALIKGPVFYSNGKFKTKKEKSTFDLYTRFHPTLFKVIPALLFFAASYGILQFMEILMPYLRGSFISYAIFGLTIPVFPIILLAMGVSDRDSVIYPLRRKFRESAELARVIEVLGMLDELLSFYRYGETLTVDKTLPEILDEKSHQLIVSYAKNPLLVNEIIEYVPNDIRLDAKNRILIITGPNSGGKTAYCKTVIQIQLLGQIGCYIPAKQGKLVPTEHMYYQVPDPGQLSAGMGRFAHELTRTREIFFNSTPLSLVVLDELSEGTTFEEKMTISEYILKGFHKLGASTLLVTHNHELCELLRKDQIGDYLQVEFALNEPTHRLIPGVSKVSHADRVASAIGFSQKDVEEHLERHKDMR, encoded by the coding sequence TCGAAGCCGAAAAGCTGTTTAACGTGATCGATAGAACACAAACTGAAATAGGGCAATTGGTACTATTTCGCTCGATTGCTCATCCGCCTGTTGATGCATTGGTGCTACAGCAAAAGCAAGCAGCATTAATGGAAATCGAATCTGATTCTCAATTGCGCGATGCTTTAATACGTTACGTGGCAGATTTGGCTAAATATGAGAAATCGTTGAAATATCTTTTGTATGGTAAGTTTTTTGGCGGTTTCGCTAGCGAAGAGCCAAGTTCGTCCGATAAGCTTGAGTTTGGCGGTTATGGTTATCATCAATATAGGAACGGTACTGAGTTCGTGATTGACCTGGTGGAAAAAATAACCCAAATCCCATCCCCCAAATCAACGTATTTAAATGCTTTATTGAATACAGTTCGTGAGTTTGGTAATTCAGATATTTATGCCCTAATTAAAGGTCCGGTGTTTTATTCCAATGGGAAATTTAAAACCAAAAAAGAGAAATCGACCTTTGATCTTTATACACGTTTTCACCCTACGTTGTTTAAAGTGATTCCCGCTTTGCTTTTTTTTGCTGCATCGTATGGTATTTTGCAGTTTATGGAAATACTGATGCCGTATTTGCGAGGGTCTTTTATCAGTTATGCAATTTTTGGGCTGACTATTCCGGTTTTCCCGATTATTTTGTTGGCTATGGGAGTATCAGACCGTGATTCGGTTATTTACCCATTACGTAGAAAATTTCGCGAAAGTGCCGAACTAGCAAGAGTGATTGAAGTATTGGGTATGTTGGATGAATTGCTGTCTTTTTATCGCTATGGCGAGACATTAACCGTCGATAAGACCTTGCCAGAAATTCTCGATGAGAAATCACACCAATTGATCGTTAGCTATGCAAAAAATCCATTATTGGTCAATGAGATAATAGAGTATGTGCCAAATGATATTCGCTTGGATGCCAAAAATCGAATCTTAATCATCACCGGTCCGAATAGTGGCGGTAAAACGGCTTATTGCAAAACGGTTATACAAATTCAATTATTGGGGCAAATAGGCTGTTATATACCGGCAAAACAAGGAAAATTAGTACCCACTGAACATATGTATTATCAAGTTCCCGATCCAGGACAATTAAGTGCAGGTATGGGGCGCTTTGCGCATGAATTGACGCGCACCCGAGAAATATTTTTTAATTCTACTCCGTTGAGTTTGGTGGTGCTGGATGAGCTATCAGAAGGAACTACATTTGAAGAAAAAATGACTATTTCTGAGTATATTTTAAAAGGATTTCACAAACTCGGTGCCAGTACTTTATTGGTGACGCACAATCACGAGTTATGCGAATTGCTGCGGAAAGATCAAATTGGAGACTACTTGCAAGTAGAGTTTGCGTTAAATGAGCCAACTCACCGTTTGATTCCGGGAGTATCCAAAGTCAGTCATGCAGATCGCGTGGCTAGTGCTATCGGTTTCAGTCAGAAGGATGTCGAAGAACACTTGGAGCGCCACAAAGATATGCGGTAG